A window from Dysidea avara chromosome 2, odDysAvar1.4, whole genome shotgun sequence encodes these proteins:
- the LOC136246483 gene encoding uncharacterized protein isoform X1 yields MYILITNIFNVTIKTIFIIYTATSFKLMQRFNPIYHTILVMMIINNNQINHITFSSASNMCCYNFEFRKATWLLLFVFEDEQIKLTETLEKSRVKKKLQDLRVDSLFGWKKLFQKTLSIFYMS; encoded by the exons atgtatatattaataactAATATCTTTAATGTGACCATAAAGACTATCTTTATAATTTATACTGCAACATCTTTTAAACTGATGCAAAGATTTAATCCTATATATCACACCATATTAGTAATGATGATCATCAACAACAACCAGATCAACCACATCACTTTCAGTTCAG CATCAAACATGTGCTGTTATAATTTTGAGTTTCGGAAAGCAACATGGCTACTATTGTTTGTGTTTGAGGATGAACAG atCAAATTAACAGAAACATTGGAGAAATCAAGagtgaaaaaaaaattacaagatCTGAGG gttgactctctgtttggatggaagaaattgtttcagaagactctgagcattttctacatgtcataa
- the LOC136246483 gene encoding uncharacterized protein isoform X3 — protein sequence MMIINNNQINHITFSSASNMCCYNFEFRKATWLLLFVFEDEQIKLTETLEKSRVKKKLQDLRVDSLFGWKKLFQKTLSIFYMS from the exons ATGATGATCATCAACAACAACCAGATCAACCACATCACTTTCAGTTCAG CATCAAACATGTGCTGTTATAATTTTGAGTTTCGGAAAGCAACATGGCTACTATTGTTTGTGTTTGAGGATGAACAG atCAAATTAACAGAAACATTGGAGAAATCAAGagtgaaaaaaaaattacaagatCTGAGG gttgactctctgtttggatggaagaaattgtttcagaagactctgagcattttctacatgtcataa